ATAATAGCATGAATAATGCAGCCATTGCAACATGTTGATTTACAAGCAACAGTACAGAAACCAAAACATAAGAGAAGTCCTTCGGGATCATACCAGTGAACTATTCAGTACAGTACACAGTTTACAACAGAGGCTCATCAGATGATCcttggcttccccactgcctcaaGTTGTCGGGCTTCAGAGGTATAGTGCCACTGAACACAAAGGTTCAGTTAAGTCATCACACCTAAAAGCCATTCATGGGCCACTGAATTTAAACAGTGGCCACCCCTACATCCTGAGGCAGCAAATTCTGCAAGTGAATTAGACACTGTACAAAAAGTTCAATGTCTGCATTTAAGTAAACCCACTTACTTTATGCCATATGTTATATTAAAAGATAGTGTTCACTTTACAGTCTTACAAAATAGTGTGCCATTCAGAATGGCTGCAAGTCCATTTCTCAATATCCCACCAATGAAAGTTACCCAACAACAGCTTCATGTTTGAGAAAAATTAAACATGTTTACAGACCTTTAAAAAAAGTACACCAATCCCATTCTTTGAGGAAGCAAAAGAGTGAATTGCATCAAATGAAACAAGGAAAATAAATTGGCCTTTAACAAGATTCAGGCAGCTGGCGATTAATTTAACCTTAAGGAAAGATCTGTTCTTAGCTAATACCTCACAATAACTACAGAAACAGGGTGAAATTCTACCTGCTGTTAAAAATCTGAACATTTCAACTGGACTGGAAAGGGGAAGCTCTGCACGATGAAGTAGGCAATGGAACAGCAGGGCAGATTGGATCCTGCTGTAGTCTCAACTGTAGGAATGAAGAAGAGGCATTTAGCCAAATTCCATAATAAACTATGCTAAGAGGCCACTAATAGCTATCAGAGTGAAAACACCTGTAAACACAGCCACTGTGTTTGTTCAAATTAAATTCTGGGATCCGGCTGtatctacctttttttttttacacccaCCGTCTGATACACTTTCAAGAACTGAAGAAGCACAAGTGTCTAATATTATTAGAAACAGCAAGAAACCAAGGCTGGGACCTGCAAAAGAGATAAGATGCACTGCTACGTTGCTGAGGAGTGGACTGCTTTCCATTTAAGCTGTTGAACAACATGACAATGAGAAATGATAATGTCAaatgctttcatggccggattcgactggctgtggtgggttttccaggctgtgtggccatggtctggtagatgttgttcctaactttttgcctgcatctggggctggcatcttcagaggtgtatcacagagagaagtctgttacacattgtggcaacttctctctgtgatacacctctgaagatgccagccacagatgcaggcgaaatgttaggaaacaagatataccagaccatggccacacagcccggaaaagccaccacaaccagaaatgaTATTAACTATCACACTGACATTAAAAATAGCAAGTGTAGAGTGTTAAACACACATCTAATAATAGATAATGAATGCAGATCCATCTTTTATGTGTTTGTATGTTATTCTTGTTTCTatgttctttctctgtttttctgcTGTTATGTATTgtaaaaaaatgataaattatattttaaaaacagatctGTTTAAGGTAGGCTGTTGGTCTCAGCACCCAACACACACTTCTGGATCTGGAACACCATCCTCCAGGTTAATGTTATGTCTTGACCATGTCTTGAGAGATTAAATGTAAAATGGAGAGACATTTTAATTGCCCCATCACtgaaaaaaagaagtgtttggggaaaaaaatagggaCCACTGTATTTAACAAGTTGTTTTTTAGGTGGCAGGACATCTGATGCTAAGAACTACCAGACAGAAATGTATTGCAAACAAATGGAATTTATGAGTTTGTGAACTCTAAACTGATGGACAGGACACCACATAATAACTTTCCTCTCAAAAAAGGAACGTGAAGACTACATCTAGAACAAAAAGGGATAAAATCCATGTCACGTTCATTCATTTGCAATCCAGAATCTCTTTCTGGAAACATTTGAAATTCTCAGTccactcattttattttatgcattgtCCCGATGAGGACCTAGACATCATTCTTGACAGCTTAACagaaagaaaaccaaacaaaTCCCTTGCAATCGGCCTGTAGGAACAAAAATGGACATTCCTTCTGGCATGCTCCATACTCTTCTTGCCAATAGGCAAATTTTGAATTTGATGAATTCACGGATCTTGTTAGACAAAGCAGCAAATCTTGTACCACTCAATAAGGGAGATTTTTGGAATTCAGAGGACTTCACCTCTATGCATCATGACAATGTTCTCTTTGAGGTGGCACGCCACCTGCGAAATGTTCCCTTACGTGACAGCTGACTTTAGTCCTGCTTGCCTTCACGCCATTGCCGCGATCCTTCATTCCACGCAACGTAGACAAAAAGAGCAAGCACAAAGTGAACAGCAACCACAGCGACTATAGCAGCGTAAAAATAGCTGTCCCTGTTGGTCATTCCAAGGGTGCCTGAAATAAAGAGGCAAAGAATCAAGTAAGAGGTCGGTACACACCTTCAAAGGGCTAAGGCTCAAATTACCTTTTCAGAGACAAAAGGCTATTCAATGAACTCATTTCTTTTGTATGGTTACTTTATTGCTTTTTCATCCCACCTGTCCTTAATTGCTCTGGAAGTCCAGTTCCTTTAAACCATACAGACGACTTAACAAATCCTGCTCTTTAAGACccaggcagctcaatccagagtcTTGGGTGACCAGGAATGGCACTGCTACAGCgcagtcctgctgcctccagtgGGCTTTCTCTAGGCACGAGGAGGTAgaacccacccccctccaaagccCCACACCTCCAGAACGCCcttcatagggctaaatggatttTACATTAAGTGGTGTTGTCCATGCCCCGGCCCACAATCCTgaggtggaaactgactaatgtcagctccacccataggaatgcctctgccacacCTGTGCTGTGCTGACAGGGCTGGCAGCAATTCAGGAGTGGTGACAAGGCATTGGGTGCTACATCCGGGTGTCCTGGGAGGCCCACAGCAGCTGGGTGTCAgcgtactcccccccccccggggtaaatgccctggggaaggcaaacccGGCAGCGTGGGTCCATGCTGCCTCCCCAAACTGATTCCCTCCCTTTTGGATTGGGCcataacaaatatttaaaacaaataatttatcACAATGACTACTACAATTCAGACCAAGCTATACAAATGCATGGCTAGTACATGCCACTGTAATAAAATTACTGTGAATCATTCATTTCGTTTGAGAGGAAGAGGCAGAGAGTTCTTTAAAGACAATTACCTTCAAACACATACACCTTGGATGAGAAATACAATCCAATGGGCAGCAAAATCATTAAAGTTGTGAAGAAAAGAAGTGTCCTCAGAGTGGCTGCTAATGAACCTTCATTTCTGCAAGTAGAAAATCACACAGAGAAAATACGTCACCCGCCACACATTTTCCATTACAACTGTACAAGTCATCaactgggtttttcaaagatAATCATTAAGTTTTTCATTTACTTATGACATTTTCAAAAGCTCTAGGAAATGCTAACAGACAGCTCAGCACCAGAAATCATACCCAAGGGATAATATGCCAGTGTTTTCATTGGacaaaaacaaatgaacacaCACAAGTGATACAAGACAAATTAACATGTGGTTTAATTTAATGCACAAATTAACTTGTTGAAAAGGTATGCAACTTTATACAGAGCATCATGTTTACCATAACATTATACTCCCAGTAGAAATTAGAACCAAAGTTGCTTAGATACATGTTGCTATGAAGAATATAATCAAAACAGCCATTTATGACAcaatttcacaatttttttttcctggccaaaTTTTACTTAAGAGTTGATCATGTGTGTTTCAATGAGGATACATTTTCATAAACAAAAAAATGATTTCAGACAATATACAACTTTTAAGACAAAAGAAGTCACAATAATTTTTTCATCATAGCACAATATAACTAGCCAACTCAGAAATCCATGTATGCTAAGATGCGTTCAGAAATCCCTTGAATGGTACAGAAACCTTCATTCACTTAAACAAGGGAC
The nucleotide sequence above comes from Sphaerodactylus townsendi isolate TG3544 linkage group LG13, MPM_Stown_v2.3, whole genome shotgun sequence. Encoded proteins:
- the VMA21 gene encoding vacuolar ATPase assembly integral membrane protein VMA21, which codes for MDRYDKTSLDALAQPDPRNEGSLAATLRTLLFFTTLMILLPIGLYFSSKVYVFEGTLGMTNRDSYFYAAIVAVVAVHFVLALFVYVAWNEGSRQWREGKQD